The following coding sequences are from one Gossypium hirsutum isolate 1008001.06 chromosome A12, Gossypium_hirsutum_v2.1, whole genome shotgun sequence window:
- the LOC107938236 gene encoding phosphate transporter PHO1 homolog 1: protein MMSSRKHSLSNSYSNSPIVPLSPLALSQDQDRNMVKFSKQFEGQLVPEWKEAFVDYWQLKEDLKKIRLLNNNTTTNAHQTTSFPHNLLSSISKFGLFGRRRDQGVIQVHKRLTASASKGGDLLYETELLEQFADTDAAKQFFECLDMQLNKVNQFYKTKEKEFLERGECLKKQMQILSELKTIIKQQQHRKGEEEDASISCSISCEEDSVRDRTEQEQQQQDSFMDELERNEVPFPDSPTSDEIGKPTDINMKTEKGKLRTLSGRVFSFQGKSLRINIPLATPSRTFSAISYLVWDDLVNQSSKKCGPQGRGKLHINKSKLHHAQKMIKGAFLELYKGLGYLKTYRHLNMLAFIKILKKFDKVTEKQVLPVYLKVVESSYFNSSDKVMNLSDEVEDLFIMHFADEDRRKGMKYLRPRQRKESHAVTFFIGLFAGCFVALLAGYIIMAHITGMYRRQPDSIYMETTYPVLSMFSLLFLHFFLYGCNVFMWRKARINYSFIFELAPTKELKYRDVFLICTTSMTAVVGIMFVHLSLVTKGHSYAQVQAIPGLLLLAFVLLLVCPFNIFYHSSRYRLLGVIRNIILSPLYKVVMLDFFMADQLCSQVPMLRNLEYVACYYITGSYKTQDYGYCMRAKHYRDLAYAVSFLPYYWRAMQCARRWFDEGQTNHLVNLGKYVSAMLAAGAKVAYEKERSIGWLCLVVVMSSAATVYQLYWDFVKDWGLLQMNSKNPWLRNELMLRRKFIYYFSMGLNLILRLAWLQTVVHSTFEHVDYRVTGLFLAALEVIRRGLWNFYRLENEHLNNAGKFRAVKTVPLPFHEVDEEE from the exons atgatgtCTTCCCGTAAACACTCACTCAGCAATTCCTATTCCAATTCACCTATTGTGCCACTGTCACCACTTGCTCTCTCCCAAGATCAAGATAGAAACATGGTCAAGTTCTCAAAGCAGTTCGAAGGGCAGCTTGTTCCCGAGTGGAAAGAAGCTTTTGTTGATTACTGGCAACTCAAAGAGGACCTCAAGAAAATACGTCTCCTTAATAATAATACTACTACCAATGCTCATCAAACCACTTCTTTTCCCCATAATCTCTTGTCTTCAATCAGCAAGTTTGGTTTATTTGGCCGACGTAGAGACCAGGGTGTCATTCAA GTTCACAAGCGACTGACCGCTTCGGCTAGCAAAGGAGGAGATTTGTTGTATGAGACAGAATTGCTAGAGCAGTTTGCTGATACTGATGCTGCCAAACAATTTTTTGAATGTTTGGACATGCAACTTAACAAAGTGAACCAGTTTTATAAAACAAAGGAGAAAGAGTTCCTGGAAAGAGGAGAATGTTTGAAGAAACAAATGCAGATTCTGAGTGAGCTCAAAACTATTATCAAGCAACAGCAGCACCGCAAAGGAGAGGAGGAGGACGCCTCCATTTCCTGCTCTATCTCTTGCG AGGAGGACTCTGTCAGGGACAGAACAGAGCAAGAACAACAGCAGCAAGACAGCTTCATGGATGAATTGGAGAGAAATGAAGTGCCCTTTCCTGACTCTCCAACATCAGATGAGATCGGGAAACCAACAGATATCAATATGAAAACAGAGAAAGGAAAATTAAGAACGCTGTCAGGTCGTGTATTCAGTTTCCAGGGAAAGAGCCTAAGAATAAACATTCCTCTCGCTACACCATCTCGTACCTTCTCCGCTATCAGTTACCTTGTTTGGGACGATTTAGTCAACCAGTCTTCAAAGAAATGTGGACCTCAAGGGCGTGGTAAGCTGCATATCAACAAGTCCAAGCTGCATCATGCTCAGAAGATGATCAAAGGAGCTTTCTTAGAGCTATATAAAGGATTGGGTTATCTCAAAACTTACAG GCACTTGAACATGCTTGCTTTTATAAAAATTCTCAAGAAgtttgacaaa GTTACTGAAAAACAAGTTCTTCCCGTCTATCTTAAAGTAGTGGAGAGTTCCTATTTCAACAGCTCAGATAAG GTAATGAACTTATCAGATGAAGTTGAGGATCTATTTATCATGCATTTTGCTGATGAAGATCGCAGGAAGGGCATGAAATATCTCAGACCACGACAGCGTAAAGAATCACATGCTGTAACCTTCTTCATTG GGCTCTTCGCTGGGTGTTTCGTGGCCCTTCTTGCCGGATACATCATTATGGCTCATATCACTGGGATGTATAGAAGACAACCAGATTCAATTTATATGGAAACAACCTACCCTGTACTTAG CATGTTCAGTCTATTGTTCCTACACTTCTTTTTGTATGGTTGCAACGTTTTCATGTGGAGAAAAGCTCGTATCAATTACAGCTTCATCTTTGAGTTAGCTCCCACCAAGGAGCTTAAGTACAGAGATGTTTTCTTAATCTGTACTACTTCAATGACAGCTGTTGTAGGAATCATGTTTGTTCACTTGTCACTGGTTACAAAAGGGCATTCATACGCCCAGGTTCAAGCAATACCCGGTCTCCTCTTATTG GCCTTCGTTTTATTGCTAGTCTGCCCCTTCAACATCTTCTACCATTCAAGTCGTTATCGTCTCCTTGGTGTGATACGTAACATAATTTTATCACCTCTCTACAAG GTTGTGATGTTGGATTTCTTCATGGCTGATCAACTTTGTAGTCAG GTGCCAATGCTTAGGAACCTCGAGTACGTCGCTTGTTATTACATAACTGGAAGCTACAAAACTCAAGACTACGGATATTGCATGAGAGCCAAGCATTACAGAGATCTTGCTTATGCAGTGTCCTTCCTACCTTATTACTGGAGAGCTATGCAG TGTGCTCGACGGTGGTTTGATGAAGGACAGACCAATCACCTTGTCAATCTAGGTAAATATGTATCAGCAATGTTAGCAGCAGGGGCCAAAGTGGCGTACGAGAAAGAAAGGAGTATCGGATGGCTATGTCTTGTAGTTGTCATGTCAAGTGCTGCAACAGTGTACCAGTTGTATTGGGACTTTGTAAAGGACTGGGGTTTGCTTCAAATGAATTCCAAGAACCCTTGGCTAAGGAATGAACTAATGCTTCGTCGAAAGTTCATTTACTACTTCTCCATG GGATTGAACCTTATCCTCAGGCTGGCTTGGCTGCAAACAGTTGTCCATTCAACCTTTGAACATGTTGATTACAGGGTAACCGGGCTGTTTTTGGCGGCGCTTGAGGTGATTAGGAGAGGACTGTGGAATTTCTACAG GCTGGAGAATGAGCATCTAAATAATGCTGGCAAGTTCAGGGCAGTAAAGACAGTACCACTTCCCTTTCATGAAGTAGATGAGGAAGAGTGA
- the LOC107938237 gene encoding uncharacterized protein: protein MGSATCSIFFFSSSLSFPKLSSHSSNYKLITSLPFFYSFIPISSLKLSHPSLPVLPKRAFRVLASDSTTGPHENTASSGADSKIDIKLPRRSLLAQFTCGECGERSERLINRLAYERGLVYVQCAGCLQYHKLADNLGLVVEYELRDEM, encoded by the exons ATGGGTTCAGCAACATGCAGtatcttcttcttctcctcctctcTTTCTTTTCCAAAACTATCCTCTCACTCTTCCAATTACAAACTCATCACTTCCCTTCCATTTTTCTATTCTTTCATCCCAATTTCCAG CCTGAAACTTTCACATCCCTCGCTGCCGGTGCTACCCAAGCGAGCATTTCGGGTTTTGGCTTCTGATTCTACAACGGGCCCGCATGAAAATACGGCTAGTTCCGGCGCT GATTCAAAAATTGACATAAAATTGCCAAGAAGAAGTTTACTAGCCCAGTTCACTTGTGGGGAATGTGGTGAAAGATCAGAGAGACTCATAAACCGCTTGGCCTATGAACGGGGACTCGTGTATGTACAg TGTGCAGGGTGTCTTCAATATCACAAATTAGCTGACAATCTCGGCCTTGTTGTTGAGTATGAATTAAGGGATGAAATGTGA
- the LOC107938243 gene encoding tRNA(adenine(34)) deaminase, chloroplastic: protein MYSSYSISSSVLSLRRNGSLSFSFNDCASNVFNSSLDKTPLSSSPCSSCCSYCACCCATFACATPRLPITPCFLYGLRQSALVHCSPSRRLILPAGHRCLVRFPSCDLDRGAFEVSTASMLTRKTKGRFRCVPSEESAARCLLGGVDAAEAMISLLSEEMNGECLGTAERNRSSYKIVKVSKARDYDSKCDSLKKKIKQVDKLASYGNECSNGTKQRKKLEERRSHANECYRQRTKIVGLSLLESDCKDEYESAAIESREESRRKAESESSLTAENRRGRTKSSSCSSYYSLSSSGDLESDTELPEPEQFMEESFSGHVTESIGDDISRSEGQVTTGLKRDNGGGNSVDWDLRKKSEKKLAEVSAEEIQSGAKSSHEYARRVKNDESDYAKRSNFHDQLDVKDWEIRKGHTHIRQSESRRKNQDIREISKIHVSDVDKTSQEKHFMGGEANVELSEIRDSTERISTLQQQSESRMKIEEEARDPVQSWLGSRMKIWEEDTTMAQSSFQQTRKQQQQRGERITGQLEMRRKSSEINEAKNKKTSISQSETQKKKQDDTSSLNFTSNPETKKQSFPKDKKLPQRIEPGQGMQAITNISIVHADNTKLVTNSQTSSGERLAEHENNFTPALGLINERSQVHEEANSRVQQTKSRKENLKPTSVSSSWGKAREGSSFQAYLSLVSETREQQSHVDLAEPEKGSTEDVLMPPQPQAIAGGLLHDDSMTRISTEASGGTSESGSATYLHSRGRAMFAHHESEASKRSETYGESLNLTTHEGSLGSAQRLEESSLQIVGEFVEKARHDVVTSGVQQGNRISDFTSAYEGDQHGPDPSGQHGKEELKIKRHDSRQSSKGSGGKGPSDEMWDVTDSPVQELPEAETQGISTSGHAVIKRSGRSLWTLMGDIIRLRWSSRSQTPSSAARSGGRTSPNESIGSETWFSGHEQNENNDENLRRERSSLPSEVVSYQLGQGTQGEGVFSDSMRSTEKVRPLEGNISPSSNILETAPASEVISLTSQKEKHDESSFEVAPSGKEVVQSSLPLPAGSTRTSLVVEEISETDKVDTKGSGSVRVMEQPVGARLAEASGSQGKEGELKQRKLQRTKQVPRDRFDEWEEAYRLEREQQKIDEMFMREALLEAKKAADSWEVPVGAVLVQHGKIIARGRNLVEELRDSTAHAEMICIREASSILHSWRLADTTLYVTLEPCPMCAGAILQARIDTLVWGAPNKLLGADGSWVRLFPDERGGNGSEQTDKPAAPVHPFHPNMGIRRGVLASKCADMMQHFFQLRRKNKGKNAEQLSSSSSSCLPITTSHRSKLFTKIHDVFHLMFCL, encoded by the exons ATGTACAGCTCTTACAGTATTAGTTCAAGTGTCTTGTCACTTAGGAGGAATGGGTCTCTTTCATTTTCATTCAACGATTGTGCTTCCAACGTTTTCAATTCATCACTTGACAAAACCCCTTTATCATCATCACCATGTTCTTCGTGTTGCTCATATTGTGCTTGTTGTTGTGCCACATTTGCCTGTGCCACCCCTAGGCTGCCTATTACCCCTTGCTTTTTATATGGACTAAGGCAATCTGCCCTTGTTCATTGCTCGCCTTCTAGGCGGCTCATTTTACCTGCTGGGCACCGCTGCCTTGTGCGGTTTCCATCCTGTGATCTTGATCGAGGTGCTTTTGAGGTTTCTACTGCTAGTATGCTTACTAGGAAAACTAAGGGGAGGTTTAGATGTGTGCCTTCGGAGGAAAGTGCAGCTAGGTGTTTGTTAGGTGGAGTAGATGCAGCTGAGGCCATGATCAGCTTATTGAGTGAGGAAATGAATGGGGAATGTTTAGGTACAGCAGAAAGAAATAGGAGCTCATATAAGATAGTGAAAGTGAGCAAGGCAAGGGATTATGATAGTAAGTGCGATAGCCTGaagaagaaaattaaacaagTGGACAAGCTAGCAAGTTATGGGAATGAATGCAGCAATGGAACAAAGCAGAGAAAGAAGTTGGAGGAGAGAAGGAGCCATGCCAATGAATGTTATAGGCAGAGGACTAAAATTGTTGGGTTAAGTTTGTTGGAGAGTGATTGTAAGGATGAATATGAGTCCGCTGCTATTGAGTCGAGGGAAGAGAGTAGAAGGAAGGCAGAGAGTGAGTCATCCTTGACAGCCGAGAATCGTAGGGGAAGGACAAAGAGTTCTAGTTGTTCATCATATTACTCATTGTCATCTTCAGGGGACTTAGAGAGTGATACCGAACTCCCAGAACCCGAGCAATTCATGGAAGAATCATTCAGTGGGCATGTGACAGAATCAATAGGAGATGACATTAGCAGAAGTGAGGGACAAGTGACAACAGGCTTGAAGAGGGATAATGGAGGGGGGAATAGTGTTGATTGGGATTTGAGAAAAAAGTCAGAGAAGAAGCTGGCTGAAGTATCTGCTGAAGAAATACAATCTGGGGCAAAATCCTCACATGAATATGCAAGAAGGGTGAAGAATGATGAAAGTGACTATGCGAAAAGATCTAATTTCCATGACCAACTTGATGTCAAGGACTGGGAAATAAGAAAGGGGCATACTCATATTAGGCAGTCTGAATCTAGAAGGAAAAACCAGGACATTAGAGAAATATCAAAGATCCATGTTAGTGATGTTGACAAAACTTCTCAAGAGAAGCACTTCATGGGTGGAGAAGCAAATGTGGAACTGTCAGAAATCCGAGACAGTACTGAAAGAATTTCTACTTTGCAGCAGCAGTCTGAATCTAGAATGAAGATTGAGGAAGAAGCTAGGGATCCAGTTCAGAGTTGGTTAGGATCTAGAATGAAGATCTGGGAAGAAGATACAACCATGGCTCAGAGTTCTTTTCAGCAGACAAGAAAGCAACAGCAGCAAAGGGGTGAAAGGATCACTGGACAATTGGAAATGAGAAGAAAATCAAGTGAAATTAATGAGGCCAAGAACAAGAAAACCTCAATATCGCAGTCTGAAACACAAAAGAAGAAACAGGATGATACTTCAAGTTTAAATTTCACTTCTAATCCAGAAACAAAGAAGCAAAGCTTTCCAAAAGATAAAAAACTACCTCAAAGAATTGAGCCTGGCCAAGGAATGCAAGCTATTACAAATATATCTATTGTTCATGCTGACAACACTAAGTTAGTTACCAATTCTCAAACAAGTTCTGGAGAAAGATTGGCCGAACATGAAAATAATTTCACTCCAGCTTTGGGTCTGATTAATGAAAGAAGTCAAGTACATGAAGAAGCTAATAGTAGAGTTCAGCAAACGAAATCAAGAAAAGAGAACTTGAAACCTACTAGTGTATCAAGTTCTTGGGGAAAAGCACGGGAGGGCTCTAGTTTTCAAGCATATTTGAGTTTGGTTTCAGAAACACGAGAACAACAGTCTCATGTTGATTTAGCGGAACCAGAAAAGGGGAGCACAGAGGATGTATTGATGCCTCCTCAACCTCAAGCAATAGCTGGAGGTCTCCTGCATGATGACTCAATGACTAGGATTTCCACTGAGGCTTCTGGTGGAACTTCAGAAAGTGGCTCTGCTACATATCTGCATTCAAGAGGAAGGGCTATGTTTGCACACCATGAATCAGAGGCAAGTAAAAGGAGTGAGACTTATGGGGAGTCTTTAAACTTGACTACCCATGAAGGTTCTCTGGGTTCTGCTCAACGATTAGAGGAATCATCCTTGCAAATTGTTGGGGAGTTTGTTGAGAAGGCAAGGCATGATGTAGTAACTTCTGGGGTCCAACAGGGTAATAGAATTTCTGACTTCACTTCCGCATATGAAGGTGATCAGCATGGGCCGGACCCTTCTGGTCAACATGGCAAGGAAGAACTGAAGATTAAAAGGCATGACTCGAGGCAGTCATCAAAGGGCTCTGGAGGAAAGGGACCCTCTGATGAAATGTGGGATGTAACGGACTCACCTGTTCAGGAACTGCCTGAAGCAGAAACTCAGGGGATTTCCACATCAGGACATGCTGTCATAAAGAGAAGTGGCAGGTCCTTGTGGACCCTTATGGGTGATATCATTCGATTACGATGGAGTTCTCGTTCTCAAACGCCTAGCTCAGCAGCTAGATCCGGAGGAAGGACTTCACCAAATGAGTCTATTGGCAGTGAGACATGGTTTTCTGGTCATGAACAGAATGAAAACAATGACGAAAACCTGAGAAGGGAAAGAAGCAGCCTGCCTTCTGAGGTTGTATCTTATCAGTTGGGACAAGGGACTCAAGGTGAAGGAGTTTTCTCTGACTCAATGAGGTCAACTGAAAAAGTAAGACCCCTCGAAGGAAACATTTCACCATCTTCTAATATATTAGAAACTGCGCCTGCATCAGAAGTTATTTCTTTGACCTCACAGAAGGAAAAACATGATGAGAGTAGCTTTGAGGTAGCCCCTTCAGGCAAGGAGGTTGTACAGTCATCTCTACCGTTACCGGCCGGAAGCACAAGAACATCTCTTGTTGTAGAAGAGATTTCAGAAACTGATAAAGTTGATACCAAGGGAAGTGGTTCAGTAAGGGTGATGGAACAACCTGTTGGTGCAAGATTAGCTGAAGCATCAGGGTCTCAAGGTAAGGAGGGGGAATTAAAACAAAGAAAGCTTCAGCGGACCAAACAAGTCCCAAGAGACAGGTTTGATGAGTGGGAAGAGGCATATAGACTTGAGCGCGAGCAACAAAAAATTGATGAAATGTTTATGAGAGAAGCATTGCTGGAAGCCAAGAAAGCTGCTGATTCTTGGGAGGTGCCTGTTGGGGCAGTACTAGTGCAGCATGGGAAGATAATTGCTCGTGGGCGTAACTT GGTAGAGGAATTACGGGATTCAACTGCCCATGCAGAAATGATCTGTATACGGGAAGCTTCGAGCATACTACATTCATGGAGGCTTGCG GATACAACACTTTATGTCACACTTGAACCATGCCCTATGTGTGCTGGAGCAATACTTCAGGCAAGAATTGACACTCTTGTGTGGGGAGCTCCCAATAAGCTTCTAGGAGCAGATGGTAGCTGGGTAAG ACTGTTCCCCGATGAAAGAGGAGGAAATGGATCAGAACAGACAGACAAGCCAGCAGCTCCAGTCCATCCATTCCACCCAAATATGGGAATCAGACGGGGGGTATTGGCATCGAAATGTGCCGACATGATGCAACATTTTTTCCAGCTTAGGAGAAAGAATAAGGGAAAGAATGCAGAGCAgctctcatcatcatcatcatcttgtCTTCCCATAACAACAAGTCACCGATCAAAACTCTTTAccaagattcatgatgtcttccATTTGATGTTCTGTTTGTGA